GCGAATATCCTAGCCTCTGTAGCTTTACCAACCTGAGAAGCTCGAGCTCGCTCTTCAATGGCTTCCTTATACCCCTTATAAAGCTTCCATTCAATGCCCCTCAATTTCTCCATAGCCGCGTTACCAAGGTTGGATCTCACAGCCCCAGGAACCACCAAAACCACGTTAATATCAAACGGTCTCAGCTCCACTCGCAACGTCTCCGTAAAAGCGTGTACCGTTGCTTTGCTTGCGCAGTACGACCCGGCCCAGGGGGTCGGAACCCGACCCACGACACTTCCCACGTTGACGATGGTCCCGCCGCCGGGTCGGGCCGCCATGTACGGCACCACTTGCTGGACTAGTCGGAGTTGACCCAGAGCATTGACTTCCCAAGCCTTACGTACTGACTCCAGAGAAAGCTCGGCCAGTGGGCCAGTGCATCCGATTCCGGCATTGTTGACGAGAATGTCGATGTGGCCGTACTTGGATATGATGGTTTTGACGGCGGACGACACGCTCTCGTCGCACGTGACGTCGAGAGCGAGTGCCTCGACGTTGTCGTTTGGGAGGTCGACGATGTCGTTTATGCGTTGGGGGATGTCGGTAGCCAAAACGTAGCAGTTTTGGTCTGCGAATGCTTTGCAGTATTCATAGCCGATTCCTCCCTTGGCACAACCAGTCACTAGAACTATTTTCTTATCGTTCATTTTGTTAAAATCTTGTTTTGATTGATTGAATTAATGTTAATCCTAATTAAGCATTCTATTCTCTTTAAAAGATCAGGTCAAGATTTTCTTGTTACCATCGTTACAACGACTTGTAGAATGATATTCCTGAAGGGATGTGCTAGTTGTACCTTGTGAGTGGCCGGCTTGTTTGGAGTTTATTAGCTCTGGCTTTTAGTGAATATGTTACTCTCTGAGTTCTaatttaacaattatttgaaATGAAATAAATACTTTTCCATGTCCAATACCAAAGCTACTCCTCGTATAagcttttatttttattaatgtgtcatttttcTCTTGTTGTGTAATGCATGCATACACATTTGACCAAAATAATCTCTTCAACAAGTACTACTGTTAGAAAAAATGTCATAGGATTTTAgtttatttgttagatatatggctTGATATTTGGAAGATATTTTCAGTATTATATTAtgctttttaattttatttaaagagCAACCCAGTAGTAAATTCGTATTAgaattccaaattaataaaatgtatctttcttttatttcctctcttagtttttaaatattttgtgtttttacCATCAATTcgctatttttaaaaaaaaaaataagtgtaTATATTAATGATACCCGAGACCTGCTCACAATAAactaaaggtcaattttttttttactttttgagTACCTTGGGCTATAGGGATGTATTTGATTCAAGGATAGCCACAAACCTCTAGTTACGACAAATTACGATATTAAAATCGACTTGTCTTTTGTCTTGAGAAAGGCCTTACAAATTCTCAGTTTTCTCTTCCACATAGGGTTGTCAATATCTTTCTTGCAAGTTCGGGTACTTGCCCCAAATAGGGTGGGGAGTCAAGAACAGGTATGCTTTTTCATACCCATGTCGAGGTCGGGGCAAGGGCCCACTTTGAATCTGCCATTTAATCATATGTACATAATATATTTGTGTTTTTTAA
The genomic region above belongs to Humulus lupulus chromosome 1, drHumLupu1.1, whole genome shotgun sequence and contains:
- the LOC133777413 gene encoding short-chain dehydrogenase virD-like, whose amino-acid sequence is MNDKKIVLVTGCAKGGIGYEYCKAFADQNCYVLATDIPQRINDIVDLPNDNVEALALDVTCDESVSSAVKTIISKYGHIDILVNNAGIGCTGPLAELSLESVRKAWEVNALGQLRLVQQVVPYMAARPGGGTIVNVGSVVGRVPTPWAGSYCASKATVHAFTETLRVELRPFDINVVLVVPGAVRSNLGNAAMEKLRGIEWKLYKGYKEAIEERARASQVGKATEARIFARHVVKKVLKPKPPKHIVFGHMTCLFAFFSWSPLWVRDSFFAKRFKLNNKL